AAAAATAATAGGGACTAAAGCCTACATAATCTGCAACTTCTTTTAAGTACAACTTTTTATTATGATTATCCTTAATATAATCCTGTGCCTTTATTATAAGTTTTTCATTGGGGTATAATTTATTTTGATTATTTTCATTTTTACATTTTAGTTGTTTTTCATAATTCTGTATATCGTTATTTATAAAATCAATTAAATCTTTAGGAGGTATAGGCTTTAATAAATAATCATCTACTCCTAGTCTTAAGGCTTTTTGAGCATATTTAAACTCATCATATGCAGACAACATTACAACTTTCATATGAGGATAGAGTTTTTTTATTTCTTGAGCTGCACTTAATCCATCCATTATTGGCATACGTATATCCATCAGTATTAAATCAGCACTGAATTTTTTAAGCTTATCAAGAGCTTCTTTTCCATTTTCAGCCTCTTCAATAAATACCTTTATATTTTCTTTATCAAGTACATATTTAATATATTCTTTGGTCATAGCCTCGTCATCAACAATCAGTAATTTAAACACAATACACCTCATTATCAATTAAAGGTAGCATAAGCTCTATTTCTGTACCTTTTTTATATTCGCTCTTTATATTAAACCTATAATCATCACCATAATAGTATTTAAATCTAGTGTTTAGATTTTTTAGTCCTAAACCTGTACTTTCTTTTTTACTTTCCTTTTTATCTTCAAAAATATTTGATAATTCATTTTGATTCATTCCAATACCATTGTCATTTACCTTAAAATACATCTTGT
This is a stretch of genomic DNA from Abyssisolibacter fermentans. It encodes these proteins:
- a CDS encoding response regulator transcription factor, whose protein sequence is MFKLLIVDDEAMTKEYIKYVLDKENIKVFIEEAENGKEALDKLKKFSADLILMDIRMPIMDGLSAAQEIKKLYPHMKVVMLSAYDEFKYAQKALRLGVDDYLLKPIPPKDLIDFINNDIQNYEKQLKCKNENNQNKLYPNEKLIIKAQDYIKDNHNKKLYLKEVADYVGFSPYYFSRLFKKFTGINFSDYVNKVRIKKAIEYMNNHDLSLREISEMVGYDDFSYFSSVFQKYEKILPSVFRKNIH